A single Dehalobacter sp. 12DCB1 DNA region contains:
- a CDS encoding aspartate aminotransferase family protein, translated as MVDMNIELNTEQMIAMGKENVMNTYGRLPMALVKGSGSLVWDSDGKQYLDFVAGLAVTSLGHANPEIVETICEQAGEILHTSNLYWIPGQVKLAKMLTDNSFADKVFFCNSGAEANEAAIKLVRKYAKEHFRAEKIQIVSLKNSFHGRTLATITATGQAKYQKGYEPLPEGFSYTTLNDLSGLEGVINEKTAAVMIEPVQGEGGVHPVSREFLQKARELCDKYGALLIFDEVQCGLGRTGKLFAYEWSGVKPDILTLAKALGNGVPIGAMLATDNAAASFQPGDHASTFGGNHLVSAVGCKVMEIMTREDFLTGIENKGYYFQDKLQKLAEKFDLPGKVRGLGLMVGLPVEENGPEIVNNCCANGLLINCVGGKTLRFLPPLTVTFDEIDKAMKILEQAFQRSFNVK; from the coding sequence ATGGTCGATATGAATATAGAGTTGAATACGGAACAAATGATCGCGATGGGCAAAGAAAATGTCATGAATACGTATGGCCGTTTGCCAATGGCGTTAGTCAAAGGATCTGGATCGCTGGTCTGGGACAGTGACGGCAAGCAATATCTGGATTTTGTCGCGGGGCTGGCTGTAACCTCACTTGGACATGCCAATCCGGAGATCGTGGAAACCATCTGCGAACAGGCGGGAGAGATCCTGCATACCTCCAATCTGTACTGGATCCCTGGGCAGGTCAAACTCGCGAAGATGCTGACGGACAATTCGTTTGCGGATAAAGTATTCTTCTGCAACAGCGGAGCGGAGGCCAACGAAGCTGCCATCAAGCTGGTGAGGAAGTATGCCAAGGAGCATTTTAGGGCTGAAAAAATTCAGATCGTATCCCTGAAGAATTCGTTCCATGGCAGGACGCTGGCAACGATAACAGCCACAGGCCAGGCTAAGTACCAGAAGGGATATGAGCCGCTGCCGGAAGGATTCTCCTATACCACGCTGAATGATTTGAGCGGACTGGAAGGGGTTATCAATGAGAAGACTGCGGCTGTAATGATCGAACCTGTGCAAGGGGAAGGCGGCGTGCACCCTGTTTCGCGTGAGTTTCTGCAAAAAGCCAGAGAATTATGCGACAAGTACGGGGCGCTGCTAATCTTTGACGAAGTCCAGTGTGGGCTGGGCAGGACCGGGAAACTATTTGCCTACGAGTGGTCCGGCGTAAAGCCGGATATCCTGACACTGGCCAAAGCACTGGGCAATGGTGTACCGATTGGTGCGATGCTCGCAACAGATAACGCAGCTGCTTCTTTCCAGCCGGGAGACCATGCTTCGACTTTCGGAGGTAACCATCTGGTCTCGGCTGTCGGCTGCAAAGTGATGGAGATCATGACCCGGGAAGATTTTCTGACCGGGATCGAGAACAAGGGGTATTATTTCCAGGATAAGCTGCAGAAGCTTGCTGAAAAATTTGATTTACCCGGTAAGGTCAGGGGGCTCGGGCTGATGGTCGGCCTGCCTGTTGAAGAAAACGGACCCGAGATTGTCAACAACTGCTGTGCAAATGGACTGCTAATCAACTGCGTCGGCGGCAAGACCCTACGTTTCCTACCGCCGCTTACAGTCACATTTGACGAAATTGACAAGGCGATGAAAATTCTGGAGCAGGCCTTTCAAAGGAGCTTTAACGTAAAGTAA
- the argB gene encoding acetylglutamate kinase, which translates to MEDFSAETSDLDKANILIEALPYIQKFSGSTVVIKYGGHAMIDQELKEKVMLDIVLLHTVGIRPVIVHGGGPEINTMLKRVGKESTFVQGLRVTDKETMEIAAMVLVGKLNTEIVSMLNSFGGKAVGLNGQDAKLLVAEKKPMQLANEQGMVKEIDLGYVGEIKKVTPGIITSLLDQGYIPVISPLAGGDDGESYNVNADTAAGTIAGCLKADKFLLLTDVKGIMRDINDPESLISVIPKEDVPAMMTEGIFKGGMIPKIECAVNALEQGTGTVHILDGRQPHAILLELFTDGGIGTMIK; encoded by the coding sequence ATGGAAGATTTTAGTGCAGAGACCAGCGATTTGGATAAAGCGAATATTCTGATCGAAGCCTTGCCGTATATTCAAAAATTCTCCGGGTCTACCGTTGTGATCAAATATGGCGGGCATGCGATGATCGATCAGGAGCTTAAAGAAAAGGTCATGCTCGATATCGTGCTGCTGCATACGGTTGGCATCCGCCCGGTTATTGTTCACGGCGGAGGACCGGAAATCAATACGATGCTAAAGCGTGTCGGCAAAGAAAGCACGTTTGTACAGGGATTAAGGGTTACGGATAAAGAGACCATGGAAATTGCAGCGATGGTTCTGGTCGGAAAGCTGAACACGGAGATTGTCTCGATGCTAAACAGCTTTGGCGGAAAGGCAGTAGGGCTGAACGGCCAGGACGCTAAACTGCTCGTTGCCGAGAAGAAACCGATGCAATTGGCTAATGAACAAGGAATGGTCAAGGAGATCGATCTCGGATATGTCGGTGAGATCAAGAAGGTTACGCCGGGGATCATTACCAGCCTTCTCGATCAGGGATATATTCCGGTTATTTCACCGCTGGCCGGTGGAGATGATGGCGAAAGCTATAATGTAAATGCCGATACGGCTGCCGGAACCATCGCCGGATGCTTAAAGGCTGACAAATTCCTGCTTTTGACCGATGTTAAGGGAATTATGAGAGATATCAATGATCCAGAGTCTCTTATTTCCGTTATCCCGAAGGAGGATGTACCGGCAATGATGACGGAAGGGATCTTTAAAGGCGGAATGATACCGAAAATAGAATGTGCAGTAAATGCGCTGGAACAGGGAACAGGTACCGTTCATATCCTGGACGGCAGGCAGCCGCATGCGATTTTGCTGGAATTGTTTACTGACGGCGGGATAGGGACGATGATTAAATAA
- the argJ gene encoding bifunctional glutamate N-acetyltransferase/amino-acid acetyltransferase ArgJ, with protein sequence MTDKLYPWQEINGGISAPLGFYACGIQAGIKYQDKYDLALILSEIPASAAGMFTRNVVKAHPLVLTEKHLANGKAQAIVVNSGNANACMGEIGDNAALEMARVTAAELAFAPEDILVSSTGVIGQELPLAKVIPGIRLAAKEVQALKGKVSESEKTEYAHQAALAIMTTDTVCKELAFELQCAQGTIKLGIMAKGSGMIHPNMGTMLCFITTDAQVAQDKLKGLLKAATDESFNMVTVDGDTSTNDMVVILANGLSGVAPEGQEWENFSAMVREACCTMAKAIARDGEGASKFLEVKVAGAVSLEAARTIARSVCSSNLVKSAMYGEDANWGRILAAAGYSGASFDPNKADIYLNGLQVAAHGQGLPFSETEAAVLLKNTDIKVDIVLGDGNEQAVAWGCDLTHKYIDINADYRT encoded by the coding sequence ATGACGGATAAATTATATCCTTGGCAAGAAATAAATGGCGGGATTTCCGCGCCGCTCGGATTTTATGCCTGCGGGATTCAAGCAGGCATAAAATATCAAGACAAATACGATCTAGCGCTGATCCTATCTGAGATTCCGGCCAGTGCGGCAGGGATGTTCACGCGCAATGTCGTGAAGGCCCATCCGCTGGTACTCACCGAGAAACATCTTGCAAACGGCAAAGCGCAGGCTATTGTCGTCAATAGCGGTAATGCCAATGCCTGCATGGGAGAGATTGGTGACAACGCTGCCTTGGAGATGGCCAGGGTGACCGCAGCAGAGCTCGCCTTTGCTCCGGAAGATATTCTGGTATCGTCTACAGGGGTAATCGGGCAGGAACTGCCGCTGGCTAAAGTCATCCCAGGAATCAGGCTGGCAGCAAAGGAAGTTCAGGCACTTAAGGGAAAAGTCTCCGAAAGTGAAAAAACTGAATACGCTCACCAGGCGGCGTTGGCTATTATGACCACAGACACGGTTTGCAAAGAACTTGCTTTTGAACTGCAGTGTGCCCAGGGAACGATAAAACTTGGCATCATGGCTAAAGGCTCGGGTATGATCCACCCTAATATGGGAACGATGCTGTGTTTTATCACGACGGATGCGCAGGTTGCGCAGGATAAGCTGAAAGGACTGCTGAAGGCGGCAACGGATGAAAGCTTCAATATGGTGACCGTGGATGGAGATACCAGTACGAACGATATGGTCGTGATCTTAGCCAACGGATTATCGGGAGTTGCGCCGGAAGGTCAGGAATGGGAGAACTTTTCTGCCATGGTCCGGGAAGCCTGCTGTACGATGGCCAAAGCGATTGCAAGAGACGGCGAAGGGGCCAGCAAGTTCCTGGAAGTGAAAGTCGCAGGGGCTGTATCATTGGAAGCCGCCAGAACGATCGCCCGCAGTGTCTGTTCCTCTAATTTGGTGAAATCGGCCATGTATGGTGAAGATGCCAACTGGGGAAGAATCCTGGCTGCAGCAGGATACTCCGGAGCCAGCTTTGATCCGAACAAAGCGGATATCTATCTGAACGGGCTGCAAGTCGCTGCACATGGACAGGGGCTGCCGTTTTCCGAGACGGAAGCTGCGGTTTTGTTGAAGAATACAGACATCAAGGTCGACATCGTCCTAGGTGACGGAAATGAACAGGCTGTGGCCTGGGGCTGTGATCTTACACATAAGTATATTGACATCAACGCTGATTACCGGACGTAA
- the argC gene encoding N-acetyl-gamma-glutamyl-phosphate reductase, with amino-acid sequence MIKVGILGATGYTGQELLRLLNNHPEVTLAYLGSSTSAGKRISDICPHLQESLENVLEAEEIPDVNVMFMALPHGIAAARARELMERGIKIVDLGADFRLKDAQEYENWYKVKHADPALLPEAVYGLPELYRNEIAGKALVANPGCYPTASQLALVPLLRARLLDPTGIIIDAKSGVSGAGRGIVQNLHYSEVNENFKAYGVGVHRHTPEIEQQLSGAADAKVVISFTPHLVPMTRGILVTVYATVKSGITEQELRDCWQQAYEKEPFIHVLPEKEWPQTKYTYGSNHAFLQLRYDQRTGRVVLVSVIDNLVKGASGQAIQNMNILFELPETTGLQTTALWP; translated from the coding sequence ATGATTAAAGTTGGAATTCTTGGAGCAACCGGCTATACAGGGCAGGAATTGCTTCGTTTATTAAATAACCATCCGGAGGTCACGCTGGCGTATTTAGGCTCTTCTACATCTGCGGGAAAGCGTATTTCAGATATTTGCCCTCACCTTCAGGAAAGTCTGGAAAACGTGCTGGAGGCGGAGGAGATACCTGATGTCAACGTGATGTTTATGGCACTGCCGCATGGTATAGCAGCGGCCAGAGCTAGGGAATTGATGGAACGCGGCATAAAAATTGTGGATCTTGGAGCCGACTTCAGACTTAAAGACGCCCAGGAGTATGAAAATTGGTATAAGGTTAAGCATGCTGATCCAGCTTTGCTGCCAGAGGCTGTCTACGGACTGCCAGAACTATACAGAAATGAAATTGCAGGGAAAGCCCTTGTGGCGAATCCGGGCTGTTATCCCACAGCATCCCAGCTAGCGCTGGTGCCGCTACTCCGAGCAAGACTACTTGATCCAACCGGCATCATCATCGATGCCAAGTCGGGTGTCTCAGGAGCAGGCCGCGGGATTGTCCAGAACCTTCATTATTCCGAAGTAAATGAGAATTTTAAAGCTTACGGTGTTGGTGTGCATCGCCACACACCGGAGATCGAGCAGCAGCTAAGCGGGGCAGCGGATGCGAAAGTCGTGATTAGTTTTACCCCGCATCTCGTGCCAATGACCCGAGGCATACTGGTTACCGTTTATGCAACTGTCAAGAGTGGAATAACGGAGCAGGAACTGCGGGATTGCTGGCAGCAAGCTTACGAGAAGGAACCGTTTATTCATGTGCTGCCGGAGAAAGAGTGGCCCCAGACGAAATATACGTATGGGAGCAACCACGCATTCCTTCAGCTAAGATATGACCAGCGGACCGGCAGGGTCGTCCTGGTTTCCGTGATTGACAATTTGGTCAAAGGAGCATCCGGCCAGGCCATCCAGAATATGAACATCCTGTTTGAGCTTCCGGAAACGACGGGCCTTCAAACCACTGCGCTCTGGCCATAG
- a CDS encoding response regulator transcription factor, with protein MKKILIIEDDLNIAELQQDYLEVEGFAADICADGSAGLKQFQENGYDLLILDIMLPGLDGLEILRSLRDEKEVPVILVSAKKEEIDKIKGFNLGADDYITKPFSPGELVARVKAHLQNYEKLKKKFSEKQIRHNTVVIRGLRIEKEARRVYIHDKEANLAQKEFELLLYLAGHPNRVFGRDELFEKVWGLEALGDSATVTVHIARLRDKIESDPSNPQYIETVWGAGYRFRV; from the coding sequence ATGAAAAAGATTCTGATTATTGAAGACGATCTGAATATTGCGGAACTGCAACAAGATTACCTAGAAGTGGAAGGTTTTGCAGCCGATATTTGTGCGGATGGTTCTGCCGGTCTGAAGCAGTTCCAGGAAAACGGCTATGATCTCCTAATCCTTGATATCATGCTTCCGGGTCTGGATGGTTTGGAGATTCTGCGCAGTCTAAGAGATGAAAAAGAGGTTCCTGTGATTCTGGTATCCGCTAAAAAAGAGGAAATCGACAAAATCAAAGGCTTTAATCTCGGAGCGGATGACTATATCACGAAACCCTTCAGCCCGGGTGAACTCGTCGCCAGGGTCAAAGCGCATCTGCAGAATTATGAAAAACTGAAGAAGAAATTCAGCGAAAAGCAGATAAGGCACAACACTGTAGTGATCCGTGGACTCAGGATCGAGAAAGAAGCCCGCAGAGTTTATATCCATGACAAAGAAGCCAATCTGGCCCAGAAAGAATTTGAGCTGCTTTTATATCTGGCAGGGCATCCCAACCGGGTATTCGGCAGAGACGAATTATTTGAAAAGGTCTGGGGACTTGAGGCGCTCGGTGATTCTGCTACGGTCACGGTTCATATCGCCCGACTGCGTGATAAAATAGAAAGCGACCCTTCCAACCCGCAGTATATCGAAACGGTCTGGGGAGCAGGCTACCGGTTCAGGGTTTAA
- a CDS encoding HAMP domain-containing sensor histidine kinase, whose translation MNLKKRLIAANAATVAIPVLITVLVAMAYLFIYSKLYGNIYSWESYQRASQVEAVLMDIERLIQQESPDAIADEKFQRLLRQKIAEIGGELIILKDDSMIYTSLDAPGIGKIELAKALEAGQNKPGKESIVISGQSFTVQIIAQDPTDTAGGTVLLLVPPDQAANGLIQFLIVIGLTFLCSFIVTNILISYQFSRAVLQPLNHLQHAADEIRTGNLDCQIAEEGDQEIEALCRDLELMRLKLKESIHTQLKYEDNRKMLISSISHDLKTPVTSIKGYVEGILDGVANTPEKTEKYLKTIYVKAEQVDKMIDDLLLYAKLDLNQIPFNFERTDVQEFIRNCLLESEPELENNRIHTEMFSDLTQKRCVFLDRERMKRIVMNILDNSRKYIDKDEAVIRVLLRETPSSIIMEFQDNGCGVSEKDLPYIFDRFYRSDQARTGIEGSGLGLAIAKQIVEGHQGIIWATSHGKEGMSILISLAYLKDEYHVNSKST comes from the coding sequence ATGAATCTTAAGAAACGCTTAATCGCAGCAAATGCAGCTACCGTGGCAATTCCGGTACTGATTACAGTACTGGTCGCCATGGCTTATCTGTTTATATACAGCAAACTATATGGCAATATATATTCCTGGGAAAGCTACCAGCGGGCCTCTCAGGTTGAGGCAGTACTGATGGATATAGAAAGACTGATCCAGCAGGAGAGCCCCGACGCGATTGCCGATGAAAAGTTCCAGCGGCTGCTGCGCCAGAAAATAGCTGAAATCGGAGGCGAACTGATTATCCTGAAGGATGATAGCATGATCTATACCTCGCTGGATGCACCGGGAATTGGCAAAATTGAGCTGGCTAAGGCCTTGGAAGCAGGACAAAACAAGCCTGGCAAGGAAAGCATTGTGATCAGTGGTCAGTCCTTTACGGTTCAGATTATTGCGCAGGATCCCACAGATACTGCTGGGGGAACCGTGCTGTTGCTCGTTCCACCGGATCAAGCAGCTAACGGCCTGATTCAGTTTCTCATTGTGATCGGCCTGACGTTCCTTTGCTCTTTCATTGTTACGAACATCCTGATCTCCTATCAGTTTTCGCGGGCGGTTTTGCAGCCACTGAATCATCTACAACATGCTGCAGATGAGATCCGGACCGGCAACCTAGACTGCCAGATTGCCGAAGAAGGTGACCAGGAGATTGAAGCATTGTGCCGGGACCTTGAGCTTATGCGCCTTAAGCTCAAGGAATCGATCCATACCCAGCTGAAATACGAAGACAACAGAAAAATGCTGATATCCAGCATATCCCATGATTTAAAGACTCCCGTTACTTCGATTAAGGGTTATGTTGAAGGCATTTTGGACGGCGTCGCAAATACCCCGGAAAAAACGGAGAAATACTTGAAAACCATCTATGTAAAGGCTGAGCAGGTTGATAAGATGATTGATGATTTGCTGCTCTACGCCAAACTTGATCTAAACCAGATTCCGTTTAATTTTGAAAGGACCGATGTTCAGGAATTCATTAGAAACTGCTTACTGGAAAGTGAACCTGAACTCGAAAATAATAGAATACACACGGAAATGTTCAGTGACCTGACCCAAAAGCGCTGCGTTTTTCTTGATCGGGAACGAATGAAAAGAATTGTAATGAACATTCTGGACAACTCCCGCAAGTATATAGACAAAGATGAGGCGGTAATAAGGGTTCTGCTCAGGGAGACGCCTTCCAGTATTATTATGGAGTTTCAGGACAATGGGTGTGGAGTCAGTGAAAAGGATCTGCCGTATATTTTTGACCGGTTTTACCGTTCCGATCAGGCCAGAACAGGGATTGAGGGAAGCGGCCTCGGACTTGCGATTGCCAAACAGATCGTCGAGGGGCATCAGGGTATTATCTGGGCAACGTCCCACGGCAAGGAAGGAATGAGTATTTTGATTTCACTGGCCTATCTTAAAGACGAGTACCATGTCAACTCTAAATCTACATGA
- a CDS encoding ABC transporter permease: MAAYKAALINEIEKLYKKKKALVALIISLVVIVLGQLAVVGVRSGFGVRGAGSVEFPVLVLSVVVNTILPLFTALVAIDCFSGEFSHNLMRVTLTRPVSRLKVFMAKVTAIAVFILANLLILMVFSMLAGFLFNANSATFAAVERTMLAYVISLFPLFTLALGIVLLTNIFKSGTSVFFIAVIAFLAIKAFGIFFSQYTSLLITTQLDWYNLWLANSFPLAKIGRDFCLMLGYALMFFTAGFYLFDKKEF, encoded by the coding sequence ATGGCCGCGTATAAAGCTGCTTTGATCAATGAAATTGAAAAGCTGTACAAAAAGAAGAAAGCTCTGGTTGCGCTGATTATCTCACTGGTTGTGATTGTGCTGGGGCAGCTGGCTGTCGTTGGTGTCAGAAGCGGCTTTGGTGTAAGAGGCGCCGGCAGCGTGGAATTTCCCGTACTGGTTCTATCGGTCGTCGTTAATACAATTTTGCCACTGTTTACAGCGCTCGTCGCCATTGATTGTTTTTCCGGGGAATTTTCCCATAACTTGATGCGTGTTACGCTGACCAGGCCGGTCAGCAGGTTGAAAGTATTTATGGCTAAAGTCACGGCCATTGCGGTTTTTATTCTAGCCAACCTACTGATCCTAATGGTCTTCTCAATGCTGGCCGGTTTTCTGTTTAATGCCAATTCCGCTACTTTTGCCGCCGTAGAGCGAACGATGCTTGCTTATGTGATCAGTCTGTTTCCACTGTTTACATTGGCTTTGGGGATTGTGCTTCTGACCAATATATTTAAAAGTGGCACATCGGTATTTTTTATTGCGGTTATTGCTTTTCTGGCCATCAAGGCTTTTGGCATTTTCTTTTCCCAGTACACAAGCCTGCTGATTACTACGCAGCTTGACTGGTATAATTTGTGGCTGGCTAATTCTTTTCCGCTGGCGAAGATTGGCAGGGATTTTTGTCTGATGCTCGGCTACGCGCTGATGTTTTTTACAGCAGGGTTTTATTTATTTGATAAAAAAGAGTTCTAA